A window of Theileria parva strain Muguga chromosome 4 map unlocalized ctg_529, whole genome shotgun sequence genomic DNA:
TTGAAATCGGTAATCAAGAAGAAGTATGGCCAGGACGCGACAAACGTAGGAGATGAAGGAGGCTTTGCACCCAACATCAAATCAGCTGAAGAAGCTCTGGACCTTCTGGTTGATGCAGTCAACAAGGCTGGATTTGAAGGGAAAGTCAAGTTTGCCATGGATGTCGCAGCTTCAGAGTTCTATGTGAAGGAGAAGTCAGCGTACAACCTAGGATTCAAATGTGAAAGGGAGCTCCTCAAAACCGGAGATGAAATGGTTGATTATTACACTCACCTGTGTGAAAAGTACCCGATCGTCTCCATTGAGGACCCTTTTGACCAAGACGACTGGGAATGCTACAACAAGCTGACCTCAAAGCTTGGGCAAAAGGTCCAGATTGTTGGAGACGATCTCCTTGTGACAAACCCCAAGAGGATTCAAACAGCTCTGGAAAAGAAGGCTTGTAACGCGCTTTTGCTCAAAGTTAACCAGATTGGATCAGTGACAGAGTCGGTGGAGGCCTGCTTACTAGCCCACAAAAACAACTGGGGAGTTATGGTTTCGCACAGATCCGGAGAGACTGAAGACACATTTATTGCAGATTTAGTCGTCGGACTCTCCACAGGTCAAATCAAAACAGGAGCACCTTGCAGAAGCGAAAGGAACGCCAAGTATAACCAGCTTTTGCGCATAGAAGAGGAGCTTGGACCCAGGGCTACCTACGCAGGAGTTAACTTCCGTTCTGTATCCCACTAATCTATTTGTATGTGTTATTCTCacttatatataatatatttatctgATTATGAGTCTCTCAATATGTGTTAAACACGGTTTACATGCGAAGATTTTATAATGCATTTTAATTACTGAACATCTGTGattataaacaattttatataattaaccGTAAGACGATACATGAAGAATAACTTTCCTGGCTTAGAACacaataaaatacacaTATGTTACTGTAACTCAgataattgtttaataaatagaGGGTTCTGTTTCGAAAATCCGGTGTGTAACAATGGATTGCACAAACTCAAGTGCTGTAGACCATGCATGTTTAAGATAGCCAATGGACGAGTAAATGAAGCTgaagtaaataaaaaaacGGATGTAAAAAACAAATCGGAACCTAAACCCAAGGAAACTAAGGGAGCCAAACAGAGTACTGGTGAGTCTAAAAAAAAGTTGGAAcaggataaaaataacataattCTAAAGAAACCTTGGAATTCATCAATCAAAATAGATAACATGGATAAGCAGGAAGAAACATCTATAAAGAAGAAAACGGCTAAAAAAGGCAATAGCTCTACGAAGGAGAAGGAAAGCAAATTAAATAGGGTCAATTcaataaagataaaaagCGATAAAGGCCAAAACAACAGTACAAACAAGGGTAAAACCGCAACAACAAAGGAAAATGGAGGGAATTCAAGAAATTTTGAAGATGAAAATGAGGACATATATGTTTCATACTCGTTAAAGGGATATCTCAAAATAAAATCTAACAATAAAGTGGAAATATGCGACAGATATTACACAAGATGCAGTGAAAAATGCGATGGAAGTAAATATGTGTGTATAATGGATGAAAGTGACGAATGTGAAGAAGAAACATGGTGTAATTGTTGCGAAGATTGCGGAAGGGTGGATGATGATTATTACATAGAACAAAATGAATATAACTGTTGCAGTTGTTTGAGTAGATGTAAGTGTATTGGTTAAGAATAtaggtgtaaaataataaaacaaatattcGGAAATAGCTACATctaatttgttaaattaacaaaaaatagcgaataatttttttcttACTACCTCATATTatcaacaatattattggcctttaaatctttttttaatttaatattttcaacaatgtaatatataatattttaaatatgagtaaaattttaaatttgagaCTTTAAGTTAGATCGGAACAATGAACTTCCATCCATGGAATCTCCAGTAACAGATATGGATATAAATACTCTAGAATACCTATCTCTAGAGTATCTTTCAAGCCAAACCGATCCAATAGATTACAATACActgtattttaaaatattggaAGAAAATGGACTATCTACCAATGAAACAAACGTAAGTATTGTTCatcataaataaaatttttaggtAGAATTGTGGATTCGTCTGTATTCTAACAAGAATGTGCTGATTTTAATCAATGACgaattttatttgtatttaagaaataattttaagaagAAAACTAGAAGAAAAAATGTTCATTTATTCGACATTGATATTAGCCAATTTGAACCAAACGAACTTGTGGAACATATCCCAGAATCAAGACTTCTTTGTTCAAATTCATATAGAATAAGGAGTTTGAACCTTGTATTATATGAACAGGTTGTTAAAACAAACGACCGTTTCAAGTTACTAATGGCAATAGCATCAAAAAGATACTCAGGTATGTGCACTTCAGATTAAGATTTTTATAGGATACTGGCAATCAGACCTTATTAATGAATCTAAGATCTCACCCAGGGACATATTTCACTTATTGACCTCTTTGTGTAAATTAGGACTGGTATACAAGATGACGATACCTCACAACAGAATATCTAAATTGATGATGAATAACATTAGTGAAAATTGCGTTATAAAGTATGATAACTACAGTGAATCACAAGATTCTGCCAGAGATGAAACACCTAAAGCACAAAATTCTGCATCCATTTGTTTCTTTCACAAGTATTTCATACTGGATAGAATACCAAAGTTCATAAGAACACTGTTCCTTTCGGATTCCAGGACGAACTATGAATCAACGATGATGGAGATTCTCCAAAAggaggaaaataatattctgTTAGAGTCTGATTGGAAAACGTCATACTTTAACCTGGCACTGCAAGAATTGGGCCAGATTATCACAAGGGTGGATAACCACATCATATCGAGGAGttacttaaattttagaaaatcaCTTGAGCTCAAGAACAAAATTGCAGTTATCTTCGCATGGTGTCCTCAAACCAAAAAGTTTGAAAGGTGCATAATGCTAATCAAGAACCCAAATGATCTAAAaatgaagatgaaaaaCTCAAATATCCTCCACGTACTAAACCTGAAAACTGATACTCAAATGAGTGAAAACTCAGAAGATGAGAAATCACAATCACCACCGTTTCATCTAAATGGACATTCGCTACAGgaatatatatactatttaataaaactatCTAGATATGGAATAACAGCAAAAGATATAAACCACTATGTGCCAATCAAGTATAAACAGCTATCAAAACTATTGATTTATATGGAATCAGTAGGGTTGATTAGAAAGGAAACGGAAAGAGAAGGGAAGCTTTTTATGTACAGATACTTCACAACAGATAGTACAACACCACTAGTTAAAACTGAGATTATAGAAAGAGATGACACTCCTTACTTGAATGGTTTGGAACCAGGATTTGATTCATCTAGTACGCAAACACCGGATAAAGCTGATATTGACGATAGTGAACCCCCTCAGAAGAACTACTCTGAATTTCTTAACATCCAAAAAGCTAGATATTTGGAAAATTCTGTGTATCTGCAGGACTTTGAGAGGATATTTGGTGACCTGCAGTTGCCGAAGCAAATAAGCACTACCCTGTTTAAGAAAAGGATGGTACTGATGAAGAATTATTTGGACTATTTTAAAGCAGCAACATATTCAAACTTATCAAACTTCTATTATGATATGGAGAGAACCCAGACGAAAGTAGATAGAAAAACAGCAATGAGAGTATCGAGCTTTGTCCTAGAGGAGctgaaatatttaaaaactttAAGGTGCGAAGAATTGAAAGGAGCCAACCTGTCACTGACAGTATTATTTGATTCAAGACACCTGACGGAAAAAGAAGCATTCAATTATGTTAGAAAGAACATAATTATGAAGAGAAACCTAGCCGCAGTACAAACGTTGGCAATAAAGTCGAAGATAAATGACCATTTCAAAGGCCCAGAAggtgtaaataatttccAGGAAGACACTATAGATATACTGGAATCTAATCCAGAAAGTAAGGACGTGCTAAACCTTAACATACAAGTGCCGTGTTTGATCAGAAATGTATCAGTAAACCAGCAGAATACAGAGATTAATGCAGAAAACTCACTGGGTTTCAGCCAGAGAGTGTTGTCAGCAAACGGTTACATCTTCCCAATAATGACGAGAATTAAGCTGTTACACTCATTCTTATTAGAAAACTTTAGTGAATGCAGATTTACAACATTCGATGTTCTGACTAAGATGACACTCGAAAGTTATTTTCAACTGATAGGATGTGGGTACAAACTGGAGAAAGTAGCAAAGTATGTAAATGAAAATGTACTAAAGTTGCCAGAAGagtatttaaaaatactgCTATACACCAGAAGAGACCCGATCTTAGTATTAAATAACCAGCTGAACTTTCTATATAGGATTAAgctattattatttgtacCGGACTCCTGTGAGCCAAGTAAAAATGATAGTTCCGCTGAAACATCACCTGGAGAAGATTTAAATCCAGAGGTGGTTAAGAACATTGAAGGTAATAAGAAAGAATTTGTCTGGGAGTTGATTAAAACCGTCGACTTGCATGATTATGTGAATAGTCAGATTGTGGGAAAATATGACCTTACAACTGACTTTGAGCCCTATTGGCAGAATTTTAAGATGCAAGTGGACTCTTATCTTAGCAGTGAATTAGAGGCACCgcctaaaatactaaatgTTAAGCAAGTGTTTAGTAAgaaaaattggaaaaaGGTAGTATACCTAACAAGTGCAATTAAGTCAGAGCTTGACCAGATAATATCGATATGGCTTTCACTAAGCTGCAACTCACTTCACTACAAGAGCTTGATCAAGTTATTTCACATGCCAATAGAAGTCATAAACACGCTCTCCACCAAATTTAAGATAAACAACACACAAATCTACTCGTACCTACTAAGCAAGATCAAGAATAACAAGTATGAACCACAAGTGGAGGATGATAGAATACTGAATAAAATCATAACAAACATTCATAGGGATAACGAAATACTGTGGATAGCAAGATACGTAATATCTGAAAAATTGGTAAAtcaaatatttgtaaattttcttaaaaatgattataaTGGATTTATCAAAGACCAGGATTCCGAAAATGAGATTAATATGGACACCAATGTCACTGTTCGTAAATTTCAGAGTTTTCTAACCCAGAATAAACTGGACAAAGATTATATATCACTAGAAAGTTTACAGAATGACAAGCCGCTGGATGTCTGGAATTACCTGCACATTCTGTTTAAACACAAGTATACAATCAGCGAGTGCCAAATCATATTTGACTACATAATCAATAAGTCAAACTTCAATTTGAGGATACTGAAAAAGCTAAGaaatatgaatataaatGAAATTGTTCATTACACCATGAAAAAATCTCACTCTAACCCAACCAACATCTATAACACCACTCCAACAAATGCCTTATTTAAAACCAACAGCTATCTTGTTGGCTCAAAGAAAGGTTCAAACGACTTTGATCTCTTGATAAGCTCGCTTAAACTAAAGTGCATAGTGTTCACATCATTATCAAGCAAAGGAGGGCAATTAGTAAGGCATATAGATCCTAGAGATTTTAGACAAGTGTTGAGGAGGTGGGCTGATCATAGATGGATAGTAAGAAGTAAACAAAAGACAAACTTGTTTAAAGTATACAAATTGTCCATCTTGTCAAAGCTTAAGCTTTTCCCAAAGTATTCAAACCTTTATCATCTAGGAACACAGCTGCTCTCGTACATTCATTTGTATGGTTACAACAGACCTTGTAGTAATCCAGTAAACCAAAGATTAGGAACACTGTCATACTATCCTAATGAATATAGAGAAACCACAGTTACAGTGAATATGGATTTAGGGCTGGAATTAGGACTTGATCTTGGCCATGATATTAACTCTTCATTTATGGCAAACAATGTGTCTGTGATTAAAAACTGCTTAGATTTGGACTTTTACACCATTTTCAACATACTagaaaactttaaaatcgTACAGTTGGACCCGAAGTGGAGTAGCCATTCAAATACCCAAACTAAGCTTAAGTCAGGCTATTCACGCTTTGTAGAAGGAGGAATATCAAAACATATAAAAAGTATGAAAAATAACATGTCAATAACACAAGTGGGAGCAAACATAAACTCAATACAGGCAAATCTAAGGTCACAAAACTATGTAAATGAATATGAAAAACAGAGTGTTGTGCCCAAAGCGATGATATGTGAAAGTGAACTAACAGATATATTGAATCCTTCGCAATTTGAACGTACATACCCAGACTCCCTAGTTTCTctaaacaattatacaaggaaaaaaattaaaaaaatttcaGGAGTGATAGATTACGTAATGAATATGTTTATGGTAGAAGAGGTTCCGGATGGCGTTGAAAACagtttttataaattggTAGATGTGGTTAAGAGCTCAGGATTACACGGGATTTCTCATAAGAAGCTTAAATTGGAATTTAAACTTGTGTATGAGAAGAAACCGTCTAAAAAAAGAAAGTATTCTGGGGATTTGATTGCTAATAATGACTTATCAGTTGAGAATTTGGTTAAGATTCTGATTTATGCAGCATCCGTTCTAAGGCTTGTAATAATGGTGCCAGATGGAACAGAATATTTGTACATATACTGGGAGTACTGTAAAGATCTATTCATAGATAAACAAGGTGGGATTGAACTAAATGGAATTGTAGAACAAGGATTTGAAAGAAAGAGGCCAGACTATGTGCCTGAATTGATTTGGATAATATGGGAAAGAAAACCATTTGATATAATACAAGAAAATATGGAACAATTTCTGAGCAATACAAGGGCTTTGTTGCCAGAAGATTTGGAGTCTTACGcaaacacattaaaatcaaCAACACAAAACACATTTGTAACACTTGATGGTCACATTAACGTGCATTTGGTAGGATTCTTAgcattaaaaatattctGTATGGTTAAAGATAAACCAGGGATTACAACCCATCAGGTATGtcatttaattattaaatagtgtgtagaTATGGAAGGATTTGGTGATACTGGACGAATGTGAAGTGGAAGTTCTGGCGGAATCAATGGTTTtagaaaaaattttaagtgcaaagaaaataaatgtgGAGAATCTGTCAAATTCTACATTCGAATCAATTAAAGGAAGTGAACGTGGTGTAATACACAACCTATACTATCCCCAAGAAACCAGTTTTGTACTTTggaagtttaaaaaattgttactttcgagttaattttaataaaataaatttatatattatttatctagATAATGGAAGTATACTCAGCAGTAGGCCTGAGAGACTTGTTCTCAAACCCAAACAAGGCCTGGATTGTACTAGCAACGCAGTCTCCTCATAGACCAATGATAATGAAGAATCATATGGGAGTAACGAATCTGCTAACAATGGCCTCAGGGTTCGAAGAAGATCTCAACAAGGATGATTATCCAACAAGAGGAGACTATTCAGTGGCAACAGCTGAAAATAAAGCTAGGATAGTGGCAAAAACTATATTTACAGCTAATGACCAAGAATCTAAGAAGAAAGTGAGAGAACTTTTAAGTAATCCATTTGGAGAAATGCACAAGGATTTCGACGTAGATAAGGTATCTTTTAAAATAGGTAAATATAATGGAATTTCATTCAGATACAAGTGGTAATTGGAGCAGATACAATAGCAGATATGAATGGAACAATTTATGAAAAACCAGTGGATAGAGAAGATGCAAGGAGGCAACTCAGTTCATATGTAGAATCATACCATTATATCTATACTGGAGTCGCAATGTTTGCAAGAGGTAGAGGATATGAAGTTCCAGAAAAAAAGTTTTATACCACAACAAGAGTTAAGTATCAAAGGTTATCAAAGGAAGATATAGAGGCACTTTTAGATACAAGAGAACATGAAGGCTCAGCAGGTATAAATTCCTagctaataataaatgttaagGATCATATCGGATAACAGGATTGGGGGAATCATTAATTGAGGAAGTTGTAGGTTCATATACTAATGTTATTGGACTTCCTGCACAATGTGTATCATCAGCACTATGCGACTTGGCAAAATCatataaaatgtttaatttttaattaaaactttaatataatgtaaaatatttttttaattctatTTTCAGAATTAATGTCagtaatttttgtaaaatatgtgtaCCTGGCCCATGCTAAGGTTTGATCACCTATACTATTGCCTAAAaccttacacatttgtttTAAACTCTCCagaaattttttattttcaattttatttgtaattatgataaattcGGATAGTTTAATCCCTCCAGATGCTGATGGCTTTTTCAATCGTCTGAATCTTCCAGTAGAACAAAGGCCTGTTTTAGGATATTTCAGTGGTAAAGTATATAACATAGATAACGTAGAAGATTATCTCAATTTTGCATGGAAATTTGATAATCCCTGCTTATCCGACTTTGAGGATAGGTTCACATGGCTAGAAAACTCTTCTGACGTTTTCTCTATTGACTTGGAGGATCAGTTAACATCTAAGTATGATTCAGGTTTAATTGGTACGTCTAATATATctttcattattattttagctTTATCAACGTTGGAAGAGAAATTACAGGAATACTTGTATGGAGTTAGTGTAACTGACAATGAAACACCAGAGCACTCTAGTTGGAATATACCAGATTATCACCCTTTAAAGGTTAAACTTGTTCTTCCAGGAGatgaaaatttttgttCAAACACAAATTGGGACCAAAGGTTACAGTCTGCATTTAGAAATATTTGtctttttaaaaataatgataaattgaGTGAATTTAACAATGATTATGAGCACTCATTATTGAGGtttgtatttatatattattaattgttaGTGATGTTGGCCATTTTGCAAATTCATGTAAATTGGGTTCAATTAAGCTTTTAAATTGTTTGGTGGCTTCAAATTTTTCAGAAATTCCATTTGGATTTCTTGAAGTCACTCCACAGTCACAtccattaatttacaagttCTACTCTcctaaatttaaagatGGTATgtttttactttatttcatttttcagACCGACTCTTCGTGTATGACGGGATTGTATTCACTCTAGTCGTTGGAAGCAGCTCCTCTTActcaaaaattaattataccaCCTGTAAAAAACTGTATTCAAACGACTTTAAGGGGAAACAAGCTCTTTGTGACGCAATACAACTGATTGGTACAATTTCTAGGTTTGCAGTTCCGTTCTGTTGTGTAACAGATTACATGGGTTTCAGAGTCGTGTCAGAACCATTGATAAGTATAAGGTATTACATTTAATCAATCATTATAATTTAGCACaaatactaaatatttgttGGATGATTTGCTTGGTCGTGATTCATACTCAACTTTAGAGCACGATGGTCATCTTGTAACCTCATCACTATTCGAAAATGACCAACTCTATCGcgattttattaaactgTCTACACATCTTAGAGTGTCTTCATTGCCTCTACCCTTCGGCTCTTCAGATCTTGGAGGAACTCAGGATTTCAATAATAACTCCAATGCAGTTGAATCTAACGGAAATTTGTACTTCCGTAATACACATGAGGTTTTACCACCACTACCAGATTTAAACACTGGATATGATcagttatatactaatCGTTTTCGTCAAGAATTTTACACAGTCCACTACGAGGggtttttaaaatgtacaCTTAATTCACAGTCTCTATTTAATAAGCACTTTGATGATACAGAGTTCCAAAAAGCCGCTGAACTAAATAACTTTGTTCTTGAAAACAATATAGATAAATTCCACACCATTACGAGTTCATGGGACATTAGCAACACACTCCATTCATTCGGAATAAATATAAGGtaagatttatttttcacaACAATTCTTAGAAACATCGGAAAGATATATGAAAATACAGACTATAGTGCACTCAAAGACTTACTTGCATGTGAAATGGCAGCCCGAGCTTTCAAGCATCTGTGGGACCTTGAATTggaaaattttatcagaAATAAAAATCTAAACCTGGATTTAATTCAAGAGTAAGTTATAAGTAAATCATATTCTTTAGGctttttgttaaaatgttaaatgaCCTTCTCGGTCTTAGTCTAGATTCTCTAATGTTTTGGAACCAATATATCCACCCTCAAATATCAATCCAGTAAGTTAATATATgtttaatgtattatagTTTCAATGTCATCGATTTGCAAGAAATAACCTTTAAAACTTTGCCTCAAATGTTACTAATTAACGCAGTTGAATATAACCTGGGAATTGTTATACCTAAATTCTCAAACGGCCAAAAGCATACTTTACAGATTGAATTAGAAGATTTTAAGTCTTCAAACTATTCTAACATTCTCTATAACGGACCATTTgatctaaaattttatccGAAAGTTTCAGTTTCATGCCCTAAATACAACTTGTCAATATTTAAGGCTTCATCAAAGTTGTGTGACCACAAAGGTATGtttatttactcttttATTGTATAGATTTCCACGGATACGGATTTCTTTTGGATTCATCCAGCTTTGGAATGGGATTACCGAGACACGTAAAGTCCAAAATTGTTGGAACTGGTTACCCTTGTAATCCAATCTGTTCATACAACTATGAATTGTTGTGCAGTAAATTTAACCAGCACTTAACTGGAATTAACTTATACTGTTTGATAGAATCTTTGGTTCAAACAGATCCTTTTTTGAGATTTAAGCTCTTGTTAACTTTGGGATACTCATTTCTTAAACAtagattttataaaaaagcTCTCCAAATAGCCAAATTCT
This region includes:
- the ENO gene encoding phosphopyruvate hydratase — encoded protein: MSVVKSLKAREILDSRGNPTVEVDLVTEYGLFRAACPSGASTGVYEALELRDGDKGRYLGKGVLKAVENVNTVVKNAVVGFDALKQKELDNLMVQKLDGTQNDWGYCKSKLGANAILVVSMAAARAAAAKKGVPLYVHLAQLAGKPTDKFVLPVPCLNVINGGSHAGNSLAMQEFMILPTGASTFREALQMGAEVYHTLKSVIKKKYGQDATNVGDEGGFAPNIKSAEEALDLLVDAVNKAGFEGKVKFAMDVAASEFYVKEKSAYNLGFKCERELLKTGDEMVDYYTHLCEKYPIVSIEDPFDQDDWECYNKLTSKLGQKVQIVGDDLLVTNPKRIQTALEKKACNALLLKVNQIGSVTESVEACLLAHKNNWGVMVSHRSGETEDTFIADLVVGLSTGQIKTGAPCRSERNAKYNQLLRIEEELGPRATYAGVNFRSVSH
- a CDS encoding B-block binding subunit of TFIIIC family protein codes for the protein MESPVTDMDINTLEYLSLEYLSSQTDPIDYNTLYFKILEENGLSTNETNVELWIRLYSNKNVLILINDEFYLYLRNNFKKKTRRKNVHLFDIDISQFEPNELVEHIPESRLLCSNSYRIRSLNLVLYEQVVKTNDRFKLLMAIASKRYSGMCTSD
- the ASMTL gene encoding Maf-like family protein; translation: MEVYSAVGLRDLFSNPNKAWIVLATQSPHRPMIMKNHMGVTNLLTMASGFEEDLNKDDYPTRGDYSVATAENKARIVAKTIFTANDQESKKKVRELLSNPFGEMHKDFDVDKIQVVIGADTIADMNGTIYEKPVDREDARRQLSSYVESYHYIYTGVAMFARGRGYEVPEKKFYTTTRVKYQRLSKEDIEALLDTREHEGSAGSYRITGLGESLIEEVVGSYTNVIGLPAQCVSSALCDLAKSYKMFNF
- a CDS encoding Translation initiation factor eIF3 subunit 135 family protein yields the protein MINSDSLIPPDADGFFNRLNLPVEQRPVLGYFSGKVYNIDNVEDYLNFAWKFDNPCLSDFEDRFTWLENSSDVFSIDLEDQLTSKYDSGLIALSTLEEKLQEYLYGVSVTDNETPEHSSWNIPDYHPLKVKLVLPGDENFCSNTNWDQRLQSAFRNICLFKNNDKLSEFNNDYEHSLLSDVGHFANSCKLGSIKLLNCLVASNFSEIPFGFLEVTPQSHPLIYKFYSPKFKDDRLFVYDGIVFTLVVGSSSSYSKINYTTCKKLYSNDFKGKQALCDAIQLIGTISRFAVPFCCVTDYMGFRVVSEPLISISTNTKYLLDDLLGRDSYSTLEHDGHLVTSSLFENDQLYRDFIKLSTHLRVSSLPLPFGSSDLGGTQDFNNNSNAVESNGNLYFRNTHEVLPPLPDLNTGYDQLYTNRFRQEFYTVHYEGFLKCTLNSQSLFNKHFDDTEFQKAAELNNFVLENNIDKFHTITSSWDISNTLHSFGINIRNIGKIYENTDYSALKDLLACEMAARAFKHLWDLELENFIRNKNLNLDLIQELFVKMLNDLLGLSLDSLMFWNQYIHPQISIHFNVIDLQEITFKTLPQMLLINAVEYNLGIVIPKFSNGQKHTLQIELEDFKSSNYSNILYNGPFDLKFYPKVSVSCPKYNLSIFKASSKLCDHKDFHGYGFLLDSSSFGMGLPRHVKSKIVGTGYPCNPICSYNYELLCSKFNQHLTGINLYCLIESLVQTDPFLRFKLLLTLGYSFLKHRFYKKALQIAKFLSSNSFSMTLYVESKILELQCYCLTGDNESVENEYKLIKDNLKNLEGFDGFLNLQLLIVKCYHSWNTNDYKPCISYIENYKESFLHLFSVKNYEWVPVFFLSLLGYCNGKLNVHFDSTKVHHELVRYCNLSNLPTYTKCNLLWLLLESLIRVGSYSHASKISTDLLSILEFQFGPLSMEYLRSLYVSAWLHRQMGSIHFLHPYLYLSNSENLIDYKGPDHWFENEDLVMEELSSGNNCFEKRKHLKESQNLYTTILDKFLYLSRKNNIKILEILNNIDPEFCTSKLEKLVNITKKSILKHGNQQIIDGLEDTILLGYLDQSEVFQSKIMLVLENYLTLKILSLDTNQYHEVANKLYSAYASQVSSEFTKQLSTGTRTEFGYVETKQTYSYGSRVIRLPESFSSHLSIKKNIIPKSGHDLRSIECLLMGEPEYSKKRICEMSLSSCDSGVDFNNWFDSVFDFIHPKCVLSGDKFQLSLDILRNFSTPCQRLFILGHLASISRSDLNQTLTFKLFKRNMLNSMNSKGNFK